A window of Longispora fulva contains these coding sequences:
- a CDS encoding LamG domain-containing protein has translation MSTAGYAAPALASAVPPVDPSPSAALVQKARYEFGATPSDGKLMNDLGQTYDATVRNGATTDVGSGSDSWASPGAPWYTLVLDGTDDHVSSTATVATDSSFTVAAWVKVTKIGANYAVVSQDGTRVSGYYLKVNASGKWQFSIPRSDSETAAWDTVTGPAAVVNEWTHLTGVYDAAGQLRLYVNGFQAGTAAHTATWKATGDTQIGRSLWVGAPGDYLPGNVDEVRLWQGVLPDIAIAQLVVSADTARADRCKVGHWLHAGGPQVKAVAGAALAGTDVDTRRVLAGFGWGFSPLEKAADADDVALRAVDTAQNDRYTAWHNTLASYKLPAGSDSTGFDVAPQYGAEMRKFLFDRQDRTFRHYFDEPPAPKPTPAALDRALAIRAAREAAGDQTISWLYPEWRVRAWSANDIAKFIQFGGLPSVAPATDSVEYRMEVEDLKIKWAGCDSTDPADPAGVLASVTATGHVEWQAELAAQAPQRATIVAAEIQAAKDTRTASAAMVEAQGQAWIAGQLLKWQKYWQGVSQTSLLYPKPAEFTKANSDLAAARAAVAAQLTIAQNAAASAKTQADKVAAAQAQAATVATTNGTPVGRGLTYARQTAQVTKASAAAALAGSKAVEATLNAVKATNADSAALQALAQTQAHALQAEYQRAAAVEAASQAHAAAVAAAGQATQAAAAAAKAKADRATAEQAERTATTAAADAKAKRGVAEAERATAAAARAKAEAERTKAAQFEAQAQTQQGIAASARGAASTAAGTAAQKRSEAEAAETRAGAARDAAVTAEERRDALESRARAYEAAAAAAEGTSAAGAARTAATEARTAATEAGTAADAARSAATAAGNAAVSARAAATQATGASERARAAANAADADAATAWSASSTAHAAAADAIVAADQAAANVKAAQALADAALTQAAKAKADAATARVEADKALVDSARVAGQAFAATQSAIAARDAAMQATAPANEAIALGTPFRTADASAGMAVLVGQSALTVAQQQAAVGQVRADEAARAAAAAQLAATQAVGDAKVAAQAAASAAADAASAATSVEQARGSATQAATDAAATQRAAENTANLWGQTQLDAWAAGSAAYAAASDASSARSSATAAERDAAGARTAANTAEGDASAARASATAAETDATAAEAAAANAQALAQQAQEAASRAEAAQRVASDTTKQSASGPLHMKDVVTDYSDVQHTITGDAYMCSFTGPIDDPRSACDVPIVHHFHGVAHFYLMTCNLKIPDPTPQNCYNHYSRTFIADQRIDQDIADTIHITGRAMFDQALENAKQLFIGDLIKCIDGKLLNCAIFAALLVVPPGLKAAAEALEVFRLATITGVGLDDAYAVLKLSQLSPAALAELDALRAASKARIIAALFAELTANGVKFSAENIVAIGRNLEGKIVFLETGSSRAGLTHILEEHEADFARVGIPRDEVANFVLRACTEGKLVGYQDPKQTRGIYEYMYKGLTYRVAVTVGDNGFIVGANPTGSGV, from the coding sequence ATGTCGACAGCGGGATACGCCGCGCCGGCGCTGGCGTCAGCGGTGCCTCCTGTCGATCCGAGCCCGTCCGCGGCGCTCGTGCAGAAGGCGCGCTACGAGTTCGGGGCTACCCCGTCCGACGGCAAGCTCATGAACGACCTCGGCCAAACCTACGACGCCACCGTGCGCAACGGCGCGACCACGGACGTCGGCAGCGGTTCGGACAGCTGGGCCTCGCCCGGCGCGCCCTGGTACACCTTGGTCCTCGACGGGACCGACGACCACGTGTCCAGCACCGCGACCGTGGCCACCGACTCCTCGTTCACCGTCGCCGCGTGGGTGAAGGTCACCAAGATCGGCGCGAACTACGCCGTGGTCTCCCAGGACGGCACCCGGGTGTCGGGCTACTACCTCAAGGTGAACGCGTCCGGAAAGTGGCAGTTCAGTATTCCGAGGTCGGACTCCGAGACCGCCGCCTGGGACACCGTGACCGGCCCGGCGGCGGTCGTCAACGAGTGGACCCACCTGACCGGCGTGTACGACGCGGCCGGGCAACTCCGCCTCTACGTTAACGGCTTCCAGGCCGGCACCGCGGCGCACACCGCGACCTGGAAGGCCACCGGTGACACCCAGATCGGGCGCTCGCTCTGGGTCGGGGCTCCCGGCGACTACCTGCCGGGCAATGTGGACGAGGTACGGCTCTGGCAGGGCGTGCTGCCCGACATCGCCATCGCCCAGCTCGTCGTGTCCGCGGATACAGCGCGTGCCGACCGCTGCAAGGTCGGCCACTGGCTGCACGCGGGTGGCCCGCAGGTCAAGGCCGTCGCGGGCGCGGCGCTCGCCGGCACGGACGTCGACACCCGGCGGGTCCTCGCCGGCTTCGGCTGGGGATTCTCCCCGCTGGAGAAGGCCGCTGACGCCGACGACGTCGCGCTCCGTGCGGTCGACACCGCGCAGAACGACAGGTACACGGCGTGGCACAACACGCTGGCTTCGTACAAGCTCCCGGCCGGGTCGGACAGCACCGGGTTCGATGTGGCTCCCCAGTACGGCGCGGAGATGCGCAAGTTCCTCTTCGACCGCCAGGACCGGACCTTCCGCCACTACTTCGACGAGCCGCCGGCGCCGAAGCCGACCCCGGCGGCGCTCGACAGGGCGCTGGCGATCCGTGCGGCGCGCGAGGCGGCCGGCGACCAGACGATCTCGTGGCTGTACCCCGAGTGGCGCGTGCGGGCGTGGTCGGCGAACGACATCGCGAAGTTCATCCAGTTCGGCGGGCTGCCCTCGGTCGCGCCGGCGACGGACTCCGTCGAGTACCGGATGGAGGTCGAGGATCTCAAGATCAAGTGGGCCGGGTGCGACAGCACCGACCCGGCGGACCCCGCGGGCGTCCTCGCCAGCGTCACCGCGACCGGCCACGTCGAGTGGCAGGCCGAGTTGGCCGCCCAGGCCCCGCAGCGCGCGACCATCGTCGCCGCGGAGATCCAGGCCGCGAAGGACACCCGGACCGCCTCGGCCGCCATGGTCGAGGCCCAGGGGCAGGCCTGGATCGCCGGTCAGCTCCTGAAGTGGCAGAAGTACTGGCAGGGCGTATCGCAGACCAGCTTGCTCTACCCGAAGCCGGCGGAGTTCACGAAGGCGAACTCCGACCTGGCCGCGGCGCGCGCAGCCGTCGCCGCTCAGCTCACGATCGCGCAGAACGCCGCGGCGTCCGCGAAGACCCAGGCCGACAAGGTCGCCGCCGCGCAGGCCCAGGCGGCCACCGTGGCCACCACCAACGGCACCCCCGTCGGCCGGGGTCTGACCTACGCTCGGCAGACCGCGCAGGTCACCAAGGCTTCGGCGGCGGCAGCCCTGGCCGGTTCCAAGGCCGTCGAGGCCACCCTCAACGCGGTGAAGGCCACCAACGCCGACAGTGCGGCGTTGCAGGCTCTGGCGCAGACCCAGGCGCACGCGCTCCAGGCGGAGTACCAGCGGGCCGCGGCCGTCGAGGCCGCCAGCCAGGCGCACGCCGCAGCCGTGGCGGCCGCCGGTCAGGCCACCCAGGCAGCGGCGGCCGCGGCGAAGGCCAAGGCGGACCGGGCGACGGCCGAGCAGGCCGAACGTACCGCGACCACCGCTGCGGCCGACGCGAAGGCCAAGCGGGGTGTCGCGGAGGCGGAGCGGGCCACCGCGGCCGCGGCCAGGGCCAAGGCGGAGGCGGAGCGTACGAAGGCCGCCCAGTTCGAGGCCCAGGCGCAGACCCAGCAGGGAATCGCGGCGTCGGCGCGGGGGGCCGCGTCCACCGCCGCCGGGACCGCGGCGCAGAAGCGGAGCGAGGCCGAAGCGGCGGAGACCCGGGCCGGCGCGGCACGGGACGCCGCGGTGACCGCCGAGGAACGCCGGGACGCGCTGGAGTCGCGAGCCAGGGCGTACGAGGCAGCGGCGGCCGCAGCTGAGGGAACCTCCGCCGCCGGGGCCGCCCGGACCGCGGCCACCGAGGCGCGGACCGCCGCCACCGAGGCCGGCACGGCGGCGGACGCCGCGCGCTCCGCGGCGACGGCGGCCGGCAACGCCGCGGTCAGCGCGCGTGCGGCGGCGACCCAGGCGACGGGTGCTTCCGAGCGGGCACGTGCCGCGGCGAACGCGGCCGACGCCGATGCGGCGACCGCCTGGTCGGCGTCCTCCACCGCCCACGCGGCGGCCGCCGACGCGATCGTCGCCGCCGACCAGGCCGCGGCGAACGTCAAGGCGGCGCAGGCCCTGGCCGACGCGGCGCTGACCCAGGCCGCGAAGGCGAAGGCTGACGCGGCGACGGCGAGGGTCGAGGCGGACAAGGCGCTGGTGGACAGCGCCCGCGTGGCCGGCCAGGCGTTCGCGGCGACCCAGTCGGCGATCGCGGCGCGGGACGCCGCGATGCAGGCGACGGCACCGGCCAACGAGGCGATCGCGCTGGGTACCCCGTTCCGGACGGCGGACGCCTCGGCGGGCATGGCCGTGCTGGTCGGGCAGTCGGCGTTGACCGTGGCACAGCAGCAGGCGGCCGTGGGCCAGGTGCGGGCCGACGAGGCCGCACGAGCCGCTGCGGCGGCACAGTTGGCCGCGACCCAGGCGGTCGGCGACGCGAAGGTCGCGGCACAGGCGGCCGCGAGCGCTGCCGCCGACGCGGCCAGCGCGGCGACGTCCGTGGAACAGGCTCGCGGGTCGGCGACCCAGGCGGCGACCGACGCCGCCGCGACCCAGAGGGCTGCCGAGAACACGGCCAACCTGTGGGGCCAGACGCAACTGGACGCCTGGGCGGCCGGCAGCGCGGCGTACGCGGCGGCGAGTGACGCGAGCAGTGCTCGGAGTTCGGCGACGGCAGCCGAGCGGGACGCGGCCGGCGCACGTACGGCGGCGAACACCGCGGAAGGCGACGCGAGCGCGGCCAGGGCGTCGGCGACGGCGGCCGAGACCGACGCGACCGCGGCTGAGGCGGCCGCGGCCAACGCGCAGGCGCTCGCCCAGCAGGCGCAGGAGGCGGCCAGTCGGGCCGAGGCGGCACAGCGGGTGGCCTCGGACACGACGAAGCAGTCGGCGAGCGGCCCGTTGCACATGAAGGACGTGGTCACGGACTACTCGGACGTCCAGCACACGATCACGGGTGACGCGTACATGTGCTCGTTCACCGGGCCGATCGACGACCCCCGGTCGGCGTGTGACGTTCCGATCGTCCACCACTTCCACGGCGTCGCCCACTTCTACCTGATGACGTGCAACCTCAAAATCCCCGACCCCACTCCGCAGAACTGCTACAACCACTACTCCCGCACGTTCATCGCCGACCAGAGGATCGACCAGGACATCGCGGACACGATCCACATCACGGGTCGGGCGATGTTCGACCAGGCGCTGGAGAACGCGAAACAACTGTTCATCGGGGACCTGATCAAGTGCATCGACGGAAAGCTGCTCAACTGCGCGATCTTCGCCGCGCTGCTCGTGGTCCCGCCGGGGCTGAAGGCCGCGGCTGAGGCGCTCGAGGTTTTCCGGCTGGCCACGATCACCGGGGTGGGTCTGGACGACGCGTACGCGGTGCTCAAGCTCTCGCAGCTGTCGCCGGCGGCATTGGCCGAGTTGGACGCGCTCAGAGCCGCGTCCAAGGCTCGGATCATCGCGGCGCTGTTCGCCGAACTGACCGCGAACGGCGTGAAGTTCTCCGCGGAGAACATCGTCGCGATCGGGCGGAACCTCGAAGGGAAGATCGTGTTTCTGGAGACGGGGAGCTCGAGGGCCGGCCTCACGCACATTCTGGAGGAGCACGAGGCGGACTTCGCCCGGGTCGGCATTCCGCGCGACGAGGTCGCGAACTTCGTCCTCCGGGCGTGCACCGAAGGTAAACTCGTCGGATATCAGGACCCGAAGCAAACCCGAGGGATCTACGAGTACATGTACAAGGGACTGACCTACCGGGTCGCGGTCACGGTCGGGGACAACGGCTTCATTGTCGGAGCCAACCCGACGGGTTCCGGGGTATGA
- a CDS encoding HAD family hydrolase yields MTTAPGPTLVLWDIDHTLVSIPGVSHRIYADVFLRITGQPLREVADMAGRTERRIVLDTLDMHGLTGTEEICELFFTALSVAAETHRDEMAAHGRALPGAADTLRVLAEAGTLQSVVTGNVPAMARAKLEVFGLGTDLDLTIGGYGPDGYERAPLIHAAMDRAGRKHRRQFAPEQVVVVGDTPHDVAAALEVGVRAVGVATGRSSVELLEAAGADAVLPDLGDLASVRRAVLPRRGPT; encoded by the coding sequence GTGACGACCGCACCCGGGCCCACGCTCGTCCTCTGGGACATCGACCACACCCTCGTCAGCATCCCCGGCGTCAGCCACCGCATCTACGCCGACGTCTTCCTCCGGATCACCGGCCAGCCCCTCCGCGAGGTCGCCGACATGGCCGGCCGCACCGAACGCCGGATCGTCCTGGACACGCTCGACATGCACGGGCTCACTGGTACCGAGGAAATCTGCGAACTGTTCTTCACCGCACTGAGCGTGGCCGCGGAGACCCACCGGGACGAGATGGCCGCCCACGGCCGTGCGCTGCCGGGCGCAGCGGACACTCTCCGGGTACTCGCCGAGGCCGGCACCCTGCAGTCCGTCGTCACCGGCAACGTGCCGGCGATGGCCCGCGCCAAACTCGAGGTGTTCGGCCTCGGCACGGACCTGGACCTCACGATCGGCGGCTACGGCCCCGACGGCTACGAACGCGCACCCCTGATCCACGCGGCCATGGACCGGGCCGGTCGCAAGCACCGCCGGCAGTTCGCGCCCGAACAGGTGGTGGTGGTCGGTGACACGCCGCACGACGTGGCGGCGGCGCTGGAGGTGGGAGTCCGCGCGGTGGGGGTGGCGACGGGGAGAAGCAGCGTCGAACTGTTGGAGGCGGCGGGCGCGGACGCGGTGCTCCCCGACCTCGGCGATCTGGCCTCGGTCCGCAGGGCGGTGCTCCCACGGCGCGGCCCGACGTGA
- a CDS encoding DUF4352 domain-containing protein, translating to MPLIRNLTSGALGACVLFAAPACTGGSSLTPVPRATADQTATVPVSQPLALDSTLLGDRSAITVTVRTAKTMTTGSTGYDNPKGEYIVADILIECTTGTYHANPFSFGFVAQDGTKGTPTVSMFAPALEAVDLTAGQQASGTVVFDVPKGYAKGARIAVHDALGARDMGYWKL from the coding sequence GTGCCCCTCATCCGGAATCTCACCAGCGGCGCGCTCGGCGCCTGCGTCCTGTTCGCCGCTCCCGCCTGCACCGGCGGGTCCTCGTTGACCCCGGTCCCGCGCGCCACCGCCGACCAGACCGCCACCGTGCCGGTGTCCCAGCCGCTGGCCCTGGACTCGACCCTGCTGGGCGACCGGTCGGCGATCACGGTCACGGTCCGCACGGCGAAGACCATGACCACCGGCAGCACCGGGTACGACAACCCGAAGGGCGAGTACATCGTCGCCGACATCCTGATCGAGTGCACGACGGGGACCTACCACGCGAACCCGTTCAGCTTCGGGTTCGTGGCCCAGGACGGCACGAAGGGCACCCCGACCGTCTCGATGTTCGCCCCCGCGCTGGAGGCCGTCGACCTGACGGCCGGGCAACAGGCCTCCGGCACTGTCGTGTTCGATGTGCCGAAGGGCTACGCGAAGGGCGCCCGGATCGCCGTGCACGACGCCCTGGGCGCCCGCGACATGGGCTACTGGAAGCTCTAG
- a CDS encoding peroxidase family protein produces MKPRKALFGTATAAVLTIVLCLTATPAAASPPTFLGLFEVQSLDGSGNNPFFPTWGKAGTNYSRVAPARYADGKGVPVSGPNTRYLSNRVFNDVHQNVFSERGVSQWGFVWGQFIDHTIGLRADNGEQANILFNASDPLESFTNDLGVVPFTRSKAAPGTGVRQQVNTVGSYIDLSAVYGDDPLRLDWLRSGTVDGNPTNNSAQLMLPGGFLPTRDSRGDPNTAPTMAIDGRLFGQPNRAVVAGDVRANENIALTATQTLFAREHNRIVASLPSFLSQEDRFQIARRIVIAEQQYITYNEFLPAMGVALPAYDGYNPFANANLSNEFATVGYRAHSQIHGEVEVATEASRYTAAQLAAMEAQGVEVEPDGTNVKLVIPLNVAFFNPDLVRSLQLGPLLQGIGAESEYKNDEQIDNQLRSVLFQVPVPGNEGCLDGPTLPRCFRGVVDLGAIDAERGRDHGMPSYNQLRKAYGLPARTTFAGITGEASDQFPADPLLTPGNENNDPNCLDFTALFDNAGNPVPVGSENGATSAVRRCPLAARLRASYSSVNDVDAFVGMVAEPHVPGTEFGELQLAIWKKQFTALRDGDRFFYDTDPSLPFLHDVFGLDYHVSLAQVIARNTDIPLSSLRPNVFLLN; encoded by the coding sequence ATGAAACCCCGGAAAGCACTATTCGGTACGGCCACAGCCGCCGTTCTCACCATCGTTCTCTGCCTGACGGCGACCCCGGCCGCCGCCTCGCCCCCCACCTTCCTCGGCCTGTTCGAGGTGCAGAGCCTCGACGGCTCGGGCAACAACCCGTTCTTCCCCACCTGGGGCAAGGCCGGCACGAACTACTCCCGGGTCGCCCCGGCCCGGTACGCCGACGGCAAGGGCGTGCCCGTCAGCGGCCCGAACACCCGGTACCTGAGCAACCGGGTCTTCAACGACGTGCACCAGAACGTGTTCTCCGAGCGCGGCGTCAGCCAGTGGGGCTTCGTCTGGGGCCAGTTCATCGACCACACCATCGGGCTGCGCGCCGACAACGGCGAGCAGGCGAACATCCTGTTCAACGCCTCCGACCCGCTGGAGTCGTTCACCAACGACCTGGGGGTCGTGCCGTTCACCCGGTCGAAGGCCGCCCCCGGCACCGGCGTCCGCCAGCAGGTGAACACCGTCGGCTCCTACATCGACCTCTCGGCGGTGTACGGCGACGACCCGCTCCGCCTCGACTGGCTGCGCTCCGGCACCGTGGACGGCAACCCGACCAACAACAGCGCCCAGCTCATGCTGCCCGGCGGCTTCCTGCCGACCCGCGACAGCCGCGGCGACCCGAACACCGCGCCCACGATGGCGATCGACGGCCGGCTGTTCGGCCAGCCCAACCGGGCCGTGGTGGCCGGTGACGTGCGGGCCAACGAGAACATCGCGCTGACGGCCACCCAGACCCTGTTCGCCCGGGAGCACAACCGGATCGTGGCCTCGCTGCCGTCGTTCCTGTCGCAGGAGGACCGGTTCCAGATCGCCCGGCGGATCGTGATCGCCGAGCAGCAGTACATCACCTACAACGAGTTCCTGCCGGCCATGGGCGTGGCGCTGCCCGCCTACGACGGCTACAACCCGTTCGCGAACGCCAACCTGAGCAACGAGTTCGCGACTGTCGGGTACCGCGCGCACAGCCAGATCCACGGCGAGGTGGAGGTCGCCACGGAGGCCAGCCGGTACACGGCCGCGCAGTTGGCTGCGATGGAGGCCCAGGGCGTCGAGGTGGAGCCCGACGGCACGAACGTCAAGCTCGTGATCCCGCTGAACGTGGCCTTCTTCAACCCCGACCTGGTGCGTTCCCTGCAACTCGGCCCGCTGCTGCAGGGCATCGGGGCGGAGTCGGAGTACAAGAACGACGAGCAGATCGACAACCAGCTCCGCAGCGTGCTGTTCCAGGTCCCCGTGCCCGGCAATGAGGGGTGCCTCGACGGGCCGACGCTGCCGCGGTGCTTCCGGGGCGTCGTCGACCTCGGCGCGATCGACGCCGAGCGTGGCCGCGACCACGGGATGCCGAGTTACAACCAGCTCCGCAAGGCCTACGGTCTGCCGGCCCGGACCACGTTCGCCGGCATCACGGGCGAGGCGTCCGACCAGTTCCCGGCCGACCCGCTGCTGACCCCCGGCAACGAGAACAACGACCCGAACTGCCTGGACTTCACGGCACTGTTCGACAACGCCGGCAACCCGGTGCCGGTGGGCTCGGAGAACGGCGCGACCTCCGCCGTCCGGCGCTGCCCGCTGGCCGCCCGGCTGCGCGCGTCCTACTCCAGCGTGAACGACGTGGACGCGTTCGTGGGCATGGTCGCCGAGCCGCACGTCCCCGGCACCGAATTCGGGGAGTTGCAGTTGGCGATCTGGAAGAAGCAGTTCACGGCGCTCCGCGACGGCGACAGGTTCTTCTACGACACCGACCCGTCACTGCCGTTCCTGCACGACGTGTTCGGCCTCGACTACCACGTGAGTCTGGCCCAGGTGATCGCGCGCAACACCGATATCCCGTTGTCGAGCCTGCGCCCCAATGTGTTCCTGTTGAACTGA
- a CDS encoding winged helix DNA-binding domain-containing protein, whose translation MNTLSARALNRALLTRQHLVERVAMPVADMVEHLVGLQAQAPLPPYFGLWSRLQDFRPAELSDGIADRSLVRGTLMRGTLHLATARDYLALRPAMQGMLDKALLGNFAKRLVGRTRDEIVAAGREAVTGRAATPAEIGEALLDRWPDGDAPALSTAARMYVPMVQVPPRGLWGASGQPRFSTVEDWLGRSVDPDPAPDEFVLRYLAAFGPATSRDIQTWSWLTGVRAIVDRVRPRLRTFRSESGAELLDVLDAPLPDADLPVPPRLVAAFDNLILSHADRSRILPDAHRKRIFSVNGQIPATVLIDGFVAGTWKITDTALLIETFEELRPADREALAEEGAGLLGFAEAGTTKVEFSHSA comes from the coding sequence GTGAACACGCTGTCCGCGCGCGCCCTCAACCGGGCACTCCTCACCCGCCAGCACCTCGTCGAGCGGGTCGCCATGCCGGTCGCGGACATGGTCGAGCACCTCGTCGGGCTCCAGGCACAGGCCCCGCTGCCGCCGTACTTCGGCCTGTGGTCCCGGCTGCAGGACTTCCGGCCGGCCGAGCTGTCCGACGGGATCGCCGACCGCAGCCTGGTCCGGGGCACCCTGATGCGCGGCACCCTGCACCTGGCGACCGCGCGCGACTACCTGGCCCTGCGGCCCGCCATGCAGGGCATGCTGGACAAGGCGCTGCTCGGCAACTTCGCCAAGCGGCTCGTCGGCCGCACCCGCGACGAGATCGTCGCCGCCGGGCGGGAGGCGGTCACCGGCCGGGCCGCCACCCCCGCGGAGATCGGCGAGGCGCTCCTCGACCGGTGGCCCGACGGGGACGCGCCGGCCCTGTCGACCGCGGCCCGGATGTACGTGCCGATGGTCCAGGTCCCGCCGCGCGGCCTGTGGGGCGCGTCCGGTCAGCCCCGGTTCAGCACGGTCGAGGACTGGCTGGGCCGGTCCGTCGACCCCGACCCGGCCCCGGACGAGTTCGTGCTCCGCTACCTCGCGGCGTTCGGCCCCGCGACCAGCAGGGACATCCAGACCTGGTCGTGGCTGACCGGCGTCAGGGCGATCGTGGACCGGGTGCGGCCCCGGCTGCGCACGTTCCGTTCGGAGTCCGGGGCCGAGTTGCTCGACGTGCTCGACGCGCCGCTGCCGGACGCGGACCTGCCGGTGCCTCCCCGGCTCGTCGCGGCCTTCGACAACCTGATCCTGTCGCACGCCGACCGGTCCCGGATCCTGCCCGACGCCCACCGCAAGCGGATCTTCTCCGTGAACGGTCAGATCCCCGCGACCGTCCTGATCGACGGGTTCGTCGCCGGCACCTGGAAGATCACGGACACCGCGCTGCTGATCGAGACCTTCGAGGAGCTGCGGCCGGCCGACAGGGAGGCGCTGGCGGAGGAGGGCGCGGGGCTGCTCGGGTTCGCGGAGGCCGGTACCACCAAGGTGGAATTTTCCCACAGTGCGTAG
- a CDS encoding DNA2/NAM7 family helicase, translating to MVEAILADLDSTAHRGVVVDSPPGAGKSTLVVRAALHLRGDLMIVAQTNEQVDDLIDRLATKDPLVSIGRLSSSAYRPSARVTRDNVTIGQKVAQLDGSRITIATAAKWGTLTEGSWPWAIVDEAYQMRSDALLRIAPRFERALFVGDPGQLDPFSTVEAERWAGLSWDPLQSAVSVLLRHNPELPVHRLPVSWRLPTSAAPVVAEAFYPFTGFTSGTGPDDRRLDLGPGSGSALDRALDLAADTGWALYELPARHTVRTDTEAVDAVADLAARLLARGAVGHSEQGAYPLTPERLAIGAAHRDQVAAIRAALADRGVAVTVDTANRLQGREYDVTIVLHPLSGRRDATAFHLESGRLCVLTSRHRHACLVVARAGIAELLDAHPAAGPVALNVPVKFPDGWAANQTMMAHLESHRVPAT from the coding sequence GTGGTTGAGGCGATTCTGGCTGATCTGGACTCGACGGCGCACCGGGGCGTCGTGGTCGACTCCCCGCCGGGGGCCGGCAAGTCCACCCTCGTGGTGCGCGCCGCCCTGCACCTGCGGGGCGACCTGATGATCGTGGCGCAGACCAACGAGCAGGTCGACGACCTGATCGACCGGCTCGCGACGAAGGATCCGCTGGTGTCGATCGGCAGGCTGTCCTCGTCGGCGTACCGGCCGTCGGCCCGGGTGACCAGGGACAACGTCACCATCGGCCAGAAGGTCGCCCAGCTCGACGGCTCGCGGATCACGATCGCGACGGCCGCGAAGTGGGGCACGTTGACCGAGGGTTCGTGGCCGTGGGCGATCGTGGACGAGGCGTACCAGATGAGGTCTGACGCCCTGTTGCGGATCGCGCCCCGGTTCGAGCGGGCGCTGTTCGTGGGCGACCCGGGGCAGCTCGACCCGTTCTCCACCGTGGAGGCGGAGCGCTGGGCGGGGCTGTCGTGGGATCCGTTGCAGAGCGCGGTGTCGGTGCTGCTGCGGCACAACCCCGAGCTGCCGGTGCACCGGTTGCCCGTATCCTGGCGGCTGCCGACCTCGGCGGCCCCGGTCGTCGCGGAGGCGTTCTACCCGTTCACGGGGTTCACCTCCGGCACCGGCCCCGACGACCGGCGCCTGGACCTCGGCCCCGGCTCAGGCTCCGCCCTCGACCGCGCGCTCGACCTGGCCGCCGACACCGGCTGGGCGCTGTACGAACTCCCGGCCCGGCACACCGTCCGCACCGACACCGAGGCGGTGGACGCCGTCGCCGACCTCGCGGCCCGTCTGCTGGCCCGCGGCGCCGTCGGGCACTCCGAGCAGGGTGCGTATCCCCTCACACCGGAGCGGCTCGCGATCGGGGCCGCGCACCGCGACCAGGTGGCGGCGATCCGCGCGGCCCTCGCCGACCGGGGAGTGGCCGTCACGGTGGACACGGCCAACCGGCTCCAGGGTCGCGAGTACGACGTGACGATCGTCCTGCACCCGCTGTCGGGGCGGCGGGACGCGACGGCGTTTCACCTGGAGTCCGGCCGGCTGTGCGTGCTGACGTCCCGGCACCGGCACGCGTGCCTGGTCGTGGCGCGGGCCGGGATCGCGGAGCTGCTCGACGCGCATCCGGCGGCGGGGCCGGTGGCGCTGAACGTGCCGGTGAAGTTCCCGGACGGCTGGGCGGCGAACCAGACGATGATGGCGCACCTGGAATCCCACCGCGTCCCGGCGACCTGA
- a CDS encoding SDR family NAD(P)-dependent oxidoreductase translates to MICLITGGASGIGLALATELVARGARVVIADISPATHVVASALGCDSVELDVTDAAAVQTAYADAWDRHGRIDVVFNNAGIATGGVAEELTLEHWNRTIDVNLRGVIHGVHAAYPLMLAQGHGHIVNTASLAGLTPAPLMAPYTTTKHAVVGLSLALRAEAAPRGIRVSAVCPSFVDTPLLDNVNPGMPGTSIGREVRAKIPVPLYSAEKLARDILRGVARNKALIVAPWSGRVAWWGARLAPGLATRISGRQVSRHNAGR, encoded by the coding sequence ATGATCTGCCTGATCACCGGCGGCGCGTCCGGCATCGGCCTGGCCCTCGCGACCGAACTCGTCGCGCGTGGCGCCCGGGTCGTCATCGCCGACATCTCCCCCGCCACCCACGTCGTCGCCTCCGCGTTGGGCTGCGACTCCGTCGAACTCGACGTCACCGACGCCGCAGCCGTCCAGACCGCCTACGCCGACGCCTGGGACCGGCACGGCCGGATCGACGTCGTCTTCAACAACGCCGGCATCGCCACCGGCGGCGTCGCCGAGGAACTCACCCTCGAACACTGGAACCGCACCATCGACGTCAACCTGCGCGGCGTGATCCACGGGGTGCACGCGGCGTACCCGCTGATGCTCGCGCAGGGGCACGGGCACATCGTCAACACCGCCTCCCTGGCCGGGCTCACCCCCGCGCCCCTGATGGCCCCCTACACGACCACCAAACACGCCGTAGTCGGCCTCAGCCTGGCGCTGCGGGCCGAAGCCGCACCCCGGGGGATCAGGGTCAGCGCCGTGTGCCCCAGCTTCGTCGACACCCCGCTGCTCGACAACGTCAACCCCGGCATGCCCGGCACCAGCATCGGCCGCGAGGTCAGAGCCAAGATCCCCGTTCCGTTGTACTCCGCGGAGAAACTCGCCCGCGACATCCTCCGAGGTGTGGCCCGCAACAAGGCGCTGATCGTGGCACCGTGGTCGGGGCGGGTGGCGTGGTGGGGAGCCCGCCTGGCGCCGGGGCTCGCGACGCGGATCTCGGGGCGACAGGTGAGCAGGCACAACGCCGGCCGGTAG